The Kitasatospora paranensis genome has a window encoding:
- a CDS encoding ArsR/SmtB family transcription factor, which translates to MHHFRLGLEDLASASFACSPLQEAVLGLRMWTHPGVYVHQTADFERLRPAFEALEGAELLRSLVAGANRYVPDFLTPRPATPFPDFHAELAVVRALPPHRLRIELERTFLPHDRGLPPVLARGLADPARLLERIAEALRSYWQDCLEPLWWPRARSVLHADIVHRSRVLAERGAGALFSDLDGRLLWGDGVLTIRRDWGKPDADIAVDGRGLVFTPTFFARGAITTISDDHPPVITYPVRGRATMAGPSAPPPTSQALERLVGAPKARLLAMLDEPTSTTELARRLGVTPGAVSQHLSVLAATRLVSRARHGRVVLYARSPLGDELTR; encoded by the coding sequence GTGCACCACTTCCGGCTCGGACTGGAGGATCTGGCATCCGCGTCGTTCGCCTGCTCGCCGTTGCAGGAGGCGGTGCTCGGTCTGCGGATGTGGACGCATCCAGGGGTGTACGTGCACCAGACGGCGGACTTCGAGCGCCTGCGCCCGGCCTTCGAGGCCCTGGAGGGCGCCGAGCTGCTGCGCTCGCTGGTCGCCGGGGCCAACCGCTACGTGCCGGACTTCCTCACGCCGCGGCCGGCCACGCCGTTCCCGGACTTCCACGCGGAGCTGGCGGTCGTCCGCGCCCTGCCGCCGCACCGGCTGCGGATCGAGCTGGAGCGGACCTTCCTGCCGCACGACCGCGGACTGCCACCCGTGCTGGCGCGGGGGCTGGCCGATCCGGCCCGGCTGCTGGAGCGCATCGCGGAGGCCCTGCGCTCCTACTGGCAGGACTGCCTGGAGCCGCTGTGGTGGCCGCGGGCCCGCTCGGTGCTGCACGCCGACATCGTGCACCGCTCGCGGGTGCTGGCCGAGCGCGGCGCCGGCGCGCTCTTCTCCGACCTCGACGGCCGGCTGCTGTGGGGCGACGGCGTGCTGACGATCCGCCGGGACTGGGGCAAGCCGGATGCCGACATCGCGGTGGACGGCCGGGGGCTGGTCTTCACACCGACGTTCTTCGCCCGGGGCGCGATCACCACCATCAGCGACGACCACCCGCCGGTGATCACCTACCCGGTGCGCGGCCGGGCCACGATGGCCGGCCCGAGCGCGCCGCCGCCGACCTCGCAGGCGCTGGAGCGGCTCGTCGGCGCGCCGAAGGCCCGGCTGCTGGCCATGCTGGACGAGCCCACCAGCACCACCGAGCTCGCCCGGCGCCTCGGCGTCACCCCGGGCGCGGTCAGCCAGCACCTGTCCGTGCTCGCCGCCACCCGGCTGGTGAGCCGGGCCCGGCACGGCCGGGTGGTGCTGTATGCGCGCAGTCCGCTCGGCGACGAGCTGACCCGGTAG
- a CDS encoding NUDIX hydrolase produces the protein MIVWVNGTFGAGKTTACRELVELLPGSLLYDPEQTGAELCRMLPADRLAPVADFQELPSWRRLVPEVAAALLTEVPGPLVVPMTLLREDYRDEIFGGLAARGLAVHHFVLDPEETILQDRISARVTHPGDPGRSEDVRTWCRDHVPAYRAARRWLARDAHLVDNSRLTPAQTARTLARLVADGTARCPIVQSADPTGDTVAAAVLLFDEQDRVLLVDPVYKPAWEFPGGVVERGEAPTDAALRETAEELGLHLDAPALRLLAVDWEPRTGPRRGGLRLVYDGGRLGTEEQQRLRLQAEELRSWRFVTLEEAAGLLPAARLRRLAAALDARERGELRYLEAGLPAALGGAKTG, from the coding sequence GTGATCGTCTGGGTCAATGGCACGTTCGGGGCGGGCAAGACGACCGCCTGTCGGGAACTGGTGGAACTACTGCCCGGCAGCCTGCTCTACGACCCCGAGCAGACCGGTGCCGAGCTGTGCCGGATGCTGCCGGCGGACCGGCTGGCCCCGGTCGCCGACTTCCAGGAGCTGCCCTCCTGGCGGCGGCTGGTGCCGGAGGTCGCCGCGGCGCTGCTGACGGAGGTGCCCGGCCCGCTCGTGGTGCCGATGACACTGCTCCGGGAGGACTACCGGGACGAGATATTCGGCGGGCTGGCCGCCCGCGGACTCGCCGTCCACCACTTCGTGCTGGACCCGGAGGAAACGATCCTGCAGGACCGCATCAGCGCCCGCGTCACGCACCCCGGCGACCCGGGCCGCAGCGAGGACGTCCGCACCTGGTGCCGCGACCACGTGCCCGCCTACCGCGCCGCCAGACGGTGGCTCGCCCGCGACGCCCACCTGGTCGACAACAGCCGCCTCACCCCCGCCCAGACCGCCCGCACACTGGCCCGGCTGGTCGCGGACGGCACCGCGCGCTGCCCCATCGTGCAGAGCGCAGACCCGACCGGCGACACCGTGGCCGCCGCCGTCCTGCTCTTCGACGAGCAGGACAGGGTCCTGCTCGTCGACCCCGTCTACAAGCCCGCCTGGGAGTTCCCCGGCGGAGTCGTCGAACGCGGCGAGGCACCCACCGACGCCGCCCTGCGCGAGACCGCCGAGGAGCTCGGCCTGCACCTCGACGCCCCGGCCCTGCGCCTGCTCGCCGTCGACTGGGAACCGCGGACCGGGCCGCGCCGCGGCGGCCTGCGCCTGGTCTACGACGGCGGCCGGCTCGGCACCGAGGAGCAGCAGCGGCTGCGCCTCCAGGCCGAGGAACTGCGCAGCTGGCGCTTCGTCACCCTGGAGGAGGCCGCCGGACTGCTGCCGGCAGCCCGGTTGCGGCGGCTGGCCGCCGCCCTCGACGCCCGCGAGCGCGGTGAACTGCGCTATCTGGAGGCGGGCCTGCCCGCGGCGCTCGGCGGGGCCAAGACCGGCTGA
- a CDS encoding geranylgeranyl reductase family protein, producing MTDSGSFLEQDLADPAAGPDPLDGVWDVVVVGAGPAGSSAAHAAAVQGRRVLLLDKVEHPRYKTCGGGIIGPSRDSLPPDFKLPLQDRIHAVTFALGGRFTRTRRSKPMLFGLVNRDEFDLRLVQSAEQAGAVLVTGVTATGVEQQEDDAATVFVTTSDGRRIEARAVVGADGSASRIGRHVGVTFDQIDLGLEAEIPVPEEVSRAWAGRIHLDWGPLPGSYGWVFPKTDSGTLTVGVISARGDGERTKQYLADYIRQLGLSGFEPAVESGHLTRCRAEDSPLSRGRVLVAGDAAGLLEPWTREGISYALRSGRLAGEWAAKVAEAGGSADVRRQALNYAFAIKAGLGVEMRAGKVMLGAFERRPHLFHAAVCLVNPAWRAFARTTQGHTTFAQVMRQHRAARKLASVAGR from the coding sequence GTGACTGACTCCGGTAGCTTCCTCGAACAGGACCTCGCCGACCCGGCCGCCGGGCCCGACCCGCTGGACGGCGTCTGGGACGTGGTCGTGGTCGGTGCCGGCCCGGCCGGCTCGTCGGCCGCCCACGCCGCGGCGGTGCAGGGGCGCCGGGTGCTGCTCCTCGACAAGGTCGAGCACCCCCGGTACAAGACCTGCGGCGGCGGCATCATCGGCCCGTCCCGGGACTCCCTGCCCCCCGACTTCAAGCTCCCGCTGCAGGACCGCATCCACGCGGTGACCTTCGCGCTGGGCGGCCGCTTCACCCGCACCCGGCGCTCGAAGCCGATGCTCTTCGGGCTGGTCAACCGGGACGAGTTCGACCTGCGCCTGGTGCAGTCCGCCGAGCAGGCCGGCGCGGTGCTGGTCACCGGCGTGACGGCGACCGGTGTCGAGCAGCAGGAGGACGACGCCGCGACGGTGTTCGTCACGACCTCGGACGGGCGCCGGATCGAGGCCCGCGCGGTGGTCGGCGCGGACGGCTCGGCCAGCCGGATCGGGCGGCACGTGGGCGTCACCTTCGACCAGATCGACCTCGGCCTGGAGGCGGAGATCCCGGTGCCCGAGGAGGTCTCCCGGGCCTGGGCCGGCCGGATCCACCTCGACTGGGGGCCGCTGCCGGGTTCGTACGGCTGGGTGTTCCCGAAGACCGACTCGGGCACGCTGACGGTCGGCGTCATCTCGGCGCGCGGTGACGGCGAGCGGACGAAGCAGTACCTGGCGGACTACATCCGGCAGCTGGGGCTGTCGGGCTTCGAACCAGCGGTCGAGTCGGGGCACCTGACGCGCTGCCGGGCGGAGGACTCGCCGCTCTCCCGCGGGCGGGTGCTGGTCGCCGGTGACGCGGCCGGTCTGCTGGAGCCGTGGACGCGCGAGGGCATCTCGTACGCGCTGCGCTCGGGCCGGCTGGCCGGTGAGTGGGCGGCGAAGGTCGCCGAGGCGGGCGGCAGCGCGGACGTGCGTCGGCAGGCGCTGAACTACGCCTTCGCGATCAAGGCCGGGCTGGGTGTGGAGATGCGGGCCGGCAAGGTCATGCTGGGCGCGTTCGAGCGCCGGCCGCACCTGTTCCACGCGGCGGTCTGCCTGGTCAACCCGGCGTGGCGGGCGTTCGCCCGGACGACGCAGGGGCACACCACCTTCGCGCAGGTCATGCGGCAGCACCGGGCCGCACGCAAGCTGGCCTCGGTCGCCGGCCGCTGA
- a CDS encoding MFS transporter, whose product MTTLQQRPAHDRPAAHDRPAARRADPNSAAAGGRRWRVPRPVLFPVAVGGRRYAAALLVDALGTGLLRPFLLLYGVGVLGLSPATAGLALSAGLLAGLAALGPAGRWIDRGARSLPVAATLLVRAVGAGVLLTVGGAAGFTVAAVLLGVGSQCWPTAHAAVVAALTEGRTRDAALAAGRSLRNAGLGVGALIATAAVAGGTGSLRVLAAVTGAACLAAAVLVRSLRLTVPPVAAPAGRTPRRAGGGPAPAGGLGLALANLPFAFCFDVLEVALPALLVTCLHVSPAWSSGIFVGNTVLVIATQLAVVLWLGRRSRRSVLAASGAVLAVAYLGFWAAGGLGGTAGAAGVAAVSVLYTAGEILYTGTGTALVVAAAPDGGLGRALARWELSTGLGRAAAPAALTALLAAGPGMLWGVLATATALGAAAVRRFAPRV is encoded by the coding sequence ATGACCACGCTTCAGCAACGGCCCGCCCATGACCGCCCGGCCGCCCATGACCGCCCGGCCGCCCGCCGGGCCGACCCGAACTCCGCCGCAGCCGGTGGCCGGCGGTGGCGGGTGCCCCGCCCGGTGCTGTTCCCCGTGGCCGTCGGCGGCCGCCGCTACGCCGCGGCCCTGCTGGTCGACGCCCTGGGAACGGGCCTGCTGCGCCCGTTCCTGCTGCTGTACGGGGTGGGCGTGCTCGGGCTGAGCCCCGCCACGGCCGGGCTCGCCCTGTCGGCGGGCCTGCTGGCCGGGCTGGCGGCGCTCGGGCCGGCCGGCCGCTGGATCGACCGCGGCGCGCGGAGCCTGCCGGTCGCGGCCACCCTGCTGGTCCGTGCGGTGGGGGCGGGGGTCCTGCTGACGGTGGGCGGCGCGGCCGGCTTCACGGTGGCGGCGGTCCTGCTGGGCGTCGGCAGCCAGTGCTGGCCGACCGCGCACGCGGCCGTGGTCGCGGCGCTGACCGAGGGCCGGACCCGCGACGCCGCGCTGGCGGCGGGCCGGTCGCTGCGGAACGCGGGCCTGGGTGTGGGCGCGCTGATCGCGACCGCGGCGGTCGCCGGCGGCACCGGCAGCCTGCGGGTGCTGGCCGCCGTCACGGGGGCCGCCTGCCTGGCCGCGGCGGTGCTCGTCCGCTCGCTCCGGCTGACCGTCCCGCCGGTGGCGGCGCCTGCGGGGCGGACACCGCGGCGGGCGGGCGGCGGGCCGGCACCGGCCGGGGGCCTCGGCCTGGCGCTGGCCAACCTGCCGTTCGCGTTCTGCTTCGACGTGCTGGAGGTGGCGCTGCCGGCGCTGCTGGTGACCTGCCTGCACGTCAGCCCGGCCTGGTCGTCGGGGATCTTCGTCGGCAACACGGTGCTGGTGATCGCCACCCAGCTGGCCGTGGTGCTGTGGCTGGGCCGGCGCTCCCGGCGGTCCGTCCTGGCGGCGTCGGGCGCCGTCCTCGCCGTCGCCTACCTGGGGTTCTGGGCGGCCGGAGGGCTCGGTGGCACGGCCGGTGCGGCGGGCGTGGCCGCGGTGTCGGTGCTCTACACCGCGGGCGAGATCCTCTACACCGGCACCGGGACGGCACTGGTGGTGGCGGCCGCGCCGGACGGCGGTCTCGGCCGGGCGCTGGCCCGCTGGGAGCTGTCCACCGGGCTGGGCCGGGCGGCGGCCCCGGCGGCGCTGACCGCGCTGCTCGCGGCCGGACCCGGGATGCTCTGGGGTGTGCTCGCGACGGCGACCGCCCTCGGGGCGGCGGCCGTCCGGCGCTTCGCCCCGCGGGTGTGA
- a CDS encoding DUF5937 family protein: protein MSLTVDVTGLPAERLLFAPSPLAELTAMLHVLAEPAHHPALHGWATATLAGLPAELAERLLEADFLWRSSRADFLVPARPAAGLAGELDAVDRLDDEQWAAAALVTTCGSSRLTHRPAGSPLTDPRARARARDLALARGPRQAAFADRLLADPGAVRALVRRLLEDCEQAFFADAWRRVLPGLAADARRKADLLARHGLAEALAAVSPAVTVADDGRGRRRIVIDKLQDNATSATEAGGITFVPTAFGHPHLVAVHARGWQPVVQYPMAEPGVGEALSLAVVQQRLEALAHPLRLRLARTLARGPHTTGELADAWQLSAPEVSRHLAVLRRAGLLTTRRRGRYVLYELDLSASARLGGDLLEAVLR from the coding sequence ATGAGCCTCACCGTCGACGTCACCGGCCTGCCCGCAGAGCGGCTGCTGTTCGCGCCGTCCCCGCTGGCCGAGCTGACCGCGATGCTGCACGTCCTCGCCGAACCGGCGCACCACCCCGCGCTGCACGGCTGGGCGACCGCCACCCTGGCGGGCCTGCCCGCGGAGCTCGCGGAGCGCCTGCTGGAGGCCGACTTCCTGTGGCGTTCCTCGCGGGCCGACTTCCTCGTCCCCGCCCGGCCCGCGGCGGGCCTGGCCGGGGAACTCGACGCCGTCGACCGGCTCGACGACGAGCAGTGGGCGGCCGCCGCGCTGGTCACCACCTGCGGCTCGTCCCGGCTCACGCACCGACCGGCCGGCTCCCCGCTCACCGACCCGCGGGCGCGGGCCCGCGCCCGCGACCTGGCCCTGGCGCGGGGCCCGCGCCAGGCGGCGTTCGCGGATCGGCTGCTCGCCGATCCGGGGGCCGTACGGGCCCTGGTGCGGCGCCTGCTGGAGGACTGCGAGCAGGCGTTCTTCGCGGACGCCTGGCGGCGGGTGCTGCCGGGGCTGGCCGCCGACGCCCGGCGCAAGGCCGATCTGCTGGCCCGGCACGGCCTCGCCGAGGCGCTGGCGGCCGTCTCACCCGCCGTCACCGTGGCGGACGACGGCCGGGGTCGGCGGCGGATCGTCATCGACAAGCTCCAGGACAACGCGACCAGCGCCACCGAGGCCGGCGGAATCACCTTCGTCCCGACCGCGTTCGGGCACCCGCACCTGGTGGCGGTGCACGCCCGCGGCTGGCAGCCGGTCGTGCAGTACCCGATGGCCGAGCCGGGCGTCGGGGAGGCACTGTCGCTGGCCGTCGTGCAGCAGCGGCTGGAGGCGCTCGCCCATCCGCTGCGGCTCCGGCTGGCCCGCACCCTCGCCCGCGGCCCGCACACCACCGGCGAGCTCGCCGACGCCTGGCAGCTGTCCGCCCCCGAGGTCTCCCGCCACCTGGCCGTCCTGCGCAGGGCCGGCCTGCTGACGACCCGCCGCCGCGGCCGCTACGTGCTGTACGAGCTGGACCTGTCGGCGAGCGCCCGGTTGGGCGGCGACCTGCTGGAGGCGGTGCTGCGCTGA
- a CDS encoding DUF4184 family protein, with protein sequence MPFTLSHVAAVLPLLGRPGGRWAASGLVAGSMAPDVPFFAESLLPGVYGRGALTHRWWAVPTVDVLVAGAMAAAWHGLLRGPLTALLPEPGPAPSGAEGGPGLFWAAAALGAATHVAWDSFTHPGRAGVRAVPVLARPVAGVPLCTVLQYGTSVLGLAVLAGRVCRRPLPVRRGRPAAVAAVLAGSAGLGAAHRLARRERGAIDEACFGAGAGLVVGAAGWAAGVRVAAAVRRAAVRRG encoded by the coding sequence GTGCCGTTCACGTTGAGCCATGTCGCGGCCGTGCTGCCGCTGCTGGGCCGGCCGGGCGGGCGGTGGGCGGCGTCCGGGCTGGTCGCCGGGTCGATGGCGCCCGACGTGCCGTTCTTCGCCGAGTCGCTGCTGCCGGGGGTCTACGGCCGGGGTGCGCTGACGCACCGATGGTGGGCGGTGCCGACCGTCGACGTGCTGGTCGCCGGCGCGATGGCGGCGGCCTGGCACGGGCTGCTGCGCGGGCCGCTGACGGCCCTGCTGCCGGAGCCCGGGCCCGCACCCTCCGGTGCCGAGGGCGGGCCCGGCCTGTTCTGGGCCGCCGCGGCGCTCGGCGCAGCCACCCATGTGGCCTGGGACTCCTTCACCCACCCGGGGCGGGCCGGGGTGCGGGCGGTGCCGGTGCTGGCCCGGCCGGTGGCGGGGGTGCCGCTGTGCACGGTGCTCCAGTACGGCACGTCCGTCCTGGGGTTGGCGGTCCTGGCCGGGCGGGTGTGCCGGCGTCCGCTGCCGGTCCGCCGGGGCCGGCCCGCGGCCGTGGCGGCCGTGCTGGCGGGCTCGGCCGGACTCGGCGCCGCCCACCGGCTGGCCCGGCGCGAACGCGGGGCGATCGACGAAGCCTGTTTCGGTGCCGGGGCGGGCCTGGTGGTGGGCGCGGCCGGCTGGGCGGCCGGCGTGCGGGTGGCCGCCGCCGTCCGCCGGGCCGCGGTGCGACGGGGGTGA